Proteins encoded within one genomic window of Leucoraja erinacea ecotype New England chromosome 24, Leri_hhj_1, whole genome shotgun sequence:
- the LOC129708908 gene encoding gastricsin-like, whose protein sequence is MKWFILAFVCFQLAESFHKVPLHRSKSLRNMLRERGELKQFLDTHKRDPALKYQHLFPGYQSEGANEPLLNYMDTTYYGPITIGTPPQSFMVLFDTGSSNLWVDSVYCSSQSCSNHPMYDPRKSSTFSTNSQRFQMSYGSGSLTGFFGYDTVNVAGISIPKQEFGLSVNEPGTVFYYAKFDGILGLSYPALSAGGATTVFDGMMNDRLVAEPLFSIYLGRQPNSQSGGEVTFGGVDSSLYTGEIVWVPVLQELYWLIPMQAVLLGGRTGFCSRGCQAMVDTGTSLLTAPSEELEEMMQHIGAQQNQNGEYVVNCNEVSRMPSLTFVIGGVDLTIPASAYIRQNYNYCYAAFEPTYLRAPTQNGPFWILGDVFLREFYSIYDRGNNRMGFARAV, encoded by the exons ATGAAGTGGTTTATCCTCGCCTTCGTTTGCTTCCAGCTCGCCGAAAGTTTTCACAA AGTGCCTTTGCACCGAAGCAAGTCTCTGCGTAACATGTTGAGGGAACGCGGAGAGCTGAAACAATTCTTGGACACCCATAAACGTGACCCGGCCTTAAAATACCAGCACCTCTTCCCTGGGTACCAGTCCGAAGGTGCTAATGAACCACTCCTGAATTACATGGAC ACCACCTACTATGGACCGATTACCATTGGAACACCACCGCAAAGCTTCATGGTTCTGTTTGACACCGGCTCATCCAATCTTTGGGTCGATTCCGTCTACTGCAGCAGTCAATCATGCT cgAACCATCCTATGTACGATCCCCGGAAATCCTCCACATTCAGCACCAACAGCCAAAGGTTCCAGATGAGTTATGGATCTGGGAGTTTGACTGGGTTTTTTGGCTACGATACGGTGAAC GTCGCTGGAATTTCCATTCCGAAACAGGAGTTTGGTCTCAGTGTGAACGAGCCGGGGACTGTATTCTACTACGCCAAGTTTGACGGGATCCTCGGCCTTTCCTACCCGGCGCTGTCCGCCGGTGGAGCCACCACCGTGTTTGACGGCATGATGAACGACAGGCTGGTGGCAGAGCCATTGTTCTCCATCTACCTGGGCAG ACAACCCAATAGCCAGAGCGGCGGTGAAGTGACATTCGGAGGGGTTGACAGCAGCCTGTACACCGGTGAGATAGTCTGGGTCCCCGTGCTCCAGGAACTCTACTGGCTCATCCCCATGCAAGC CGTGCTGCTCGGTGGCAGGACTGGCTTCTGTAGCCGCGGCTGCCAAGCCATGGTGGACACTGGGACGTCATTACTCACTGCGCCAAGCGAAGAACTGGAAGAGATGATGCAGCACATCGGTGCCCAGCAGAACCAGAACGGGGAG TATGTCGTCAACTGTAACGAGGTTTCGAGGATGCCTTCGTTGACCTTTGTGATCGGTGGGGTGGACCTCACCATTCCAGCCTCAGCATACATCAGACAG AATTACAACTATTGTTATGCTGCTTTTGAGCCGACCTATCTCCGCGCTCCAACTCAGAACGGCCCGTTCTGGATTCTAGGGGATGTCTTCCTGAGGGAGTTCTATTCCATCTACGACCGTGGCAACAACAGAATGGGATTTGCCAGAGCTGTCTGa